The Horticoccus luteus DNA window CCCGAGCAACGCGCCGCCGTCGACGCCTACCAAAAACGCGCTTCCGCCAAGAGCGATCTCGAGCGGACCGACCTCGCGAAGGACAAGTCAGGCGTCTTTAGCGGCAGTTACGCCATCAATCCCGTCAACGGCGCGCGCGTGCCCATCTGGATCGCCGATTACGTGCTCATGGGTTACGGCACCGGCGCCATCATGGCGGTGCCCGCGCATGACGAACGCGATTTCGAATTTGCGACGCAGTTCTCTCTTCCCGTCATCCCGGTGATCGCGAGTGCCGGCGAGGAGACGAATCTTCCCTACGTGGGAGACGGCACTCTGATCAATTCCGGCGCCTACAACGGCTTGCCTTGGTCGGAGGCGAAGCAGCGCATCACGGCCGCCCTCGCGAAGGAAGATCGCGCCGCCGCCACAGTGAACTACAAGCTCCGCGACTGGCTTTTCTCGCGGCAGCGCTACTGGGGCGAGCCCTTCCCCATCGTTTGGGTAAGCGAAGCCGATTACCACCGCGCCGCCTCCGCGCGAGCCGGTGATCTGCCGCCGACGCCCGTCACTTTCTCAAGTGAAGGCGTCACGCACTATGCGCTGCCCCTGCCTGCGACGGCCCTGCCGCTCGCGTTGCCGGAAGTGGAATCCTACCTACCGAGCGGCACCGGCGAGAGCCCCTTGGCCAACGTCACACCTTGGCTCGAGATCTGGCTGGACTACACCTCGGGCGCCGCCGTGCCGGCGTCTGAACCAAAACCGGCAGGCGCAACCTGGATCCGCGCGCGGCGCGAAACCAACACGATGCCGCAATGGGCCGGCTCGTGCTGGTATTACCTGCGTTTTCTCGACCCGGACAATGACCAGGCGCTCGCCTCGCCCGCTGCGCTGGCGTATTGGGGTGTGCCCGATCTCTACGTCGGCGGCGCTGAACACGCCGTGTTGCACCTGCTGTATGCCCGCTTCTGGCACAAGGTGTTGTTTGACCTCGGCGTGGTGCCCCAAAGCGAACCGTTTACCAAACTGTTTCACCAAGGCATCATCCTCGGCGAGGACGGCGAAAAAATGTCGAAAAGCCGCGGCAACGTGGTCAGTCCCGACACCATCATCGCCTCGCACGGGACCGACTCGCTGCGCCTCTACTTGATGTTCCTTGGTCCGCTGGAAGCGATGAAGCCGTGGAACGCGCGCGGCATCGAAGGCGTGCACCGCTTTTTGCAGAAGATCTGGCGCGAATGCATCGCCGAGAACGGCGCGTTGAACCCCAAAATCACTTCCGCCGCCGAAGAGGCGCCTGAACTGCAAAAACTATTGCACGAGACGATCAAGAAGGTCGGCGAAGACATCGAAGCCCTGCGTTTCAATACAGCCATCTCGCAATTGATGATTTTCGTGAACGCGGTGCACAAAGCTCCGCAGATTCGGCCCGAAACCATGGCCGCGTTGCTCCAACTGCTCGCTCCGCTCGCCCCTCACCTCGCCGAAGAACTCTGGGCCCGCCTCGGCCACATGGGCTCCGTCATGGCCGCCCCTTGGCCGGCTTTCGATCCCGCCAAACTGGTGACCAGCGAGGTAAAGCTTGTTTTCCAAGTGAATGGCAAATTCCGTGGAGACCAACTCGTGCCGGTGGACATTTCGGAAGCGGAGGCTCTCGCCGCCGCGCACGCTCATCCCAAAGTCGCCCCCTTTCTCACCGGCAAAACGGTGCGCCGAATCGTTTTCGTCCCTCGAAAGATTTTAAATATCGTAGTTGATTAGCCGCCCGCATTCGTTGATAGGGTATTAACCCTAACTGCAATGAATGCGCGTCCGACACATTTCCGCCTCTTTTCCGCTCTGCTCGGGGCCGTGTTTGTCCTCGCGGCTGCGCATGCGCCGACTTCCTCGTTCGCGGCTCAAAAGAAGCGGAATCCCGTCAGCAAAATTTACGTGGCTGATCAGGTGGGAGAGGCCGAAATCGACGACGGTGACAAAATTTCCGATCTAGAGGATAAGTCAGTCCACGACGCGAGTGGCGCCAAATTAAAGACGAAGGATGCTTCCAACTCCTCCATCGTCTACTCCAACGGCGCGGGTGTTTACATGGACACCGACACCAAGATGGACGTTAAGTCGTTCGTGCAAGAACCGTTTAAACCGAATCGGAGCGACTTGGAGGTGGAACCTTCGATTTCGAAAACCGAGGCCCTCATCGCGCAAGGCACAGTGGGCATCTGCACGAGCCGCCTTGTAGCGGGCAGTCGCATGGTCTATCGCACGCCCTTGGCGTCGGTGAACATTCGCGCGCGGCGCGTCGTCATTCAGTCGAACGACAAAGAAACCAAGATTTCGGTGGTCGAAGGCGACGTCACCGTCAGTGCCGGCAAGAACGACGCCGGCGGCCAGATTTTGCGGGCGGGACAGCAAGCGATCATTACTCCTGGCGACGGGCCCAATTCCTTTGTGATTCAACCGATTCCGCACGCTGAACGGACAACCGTGGAAGACAAAGTCGTGAAGGCCTGCATGGCGCGGCGCACGGTTTATTTCGAGGTGGCGAGTCGCAAAGGCAAGGATGCGCAGGCGACCTTGGGCTCGGTCTTCCAAAGCCAGACTGAGTCCAGCCCTCCGGAGATTGTGCCGGTGCCCGTCATCACGCCGCCTCCGCCGACCGAAAAGCCCATCAGCCCCGCCCGGCTGAGCAGCTAACTCGTTTCTCTTTCCGTGTCGTTTCGGCGTTCGCTTCTTTCCTTGCGACGACTCGGTCGTCCCAGCCTCGCGGCGCTGCTGGCCCTCGTCCTGTTGGCGTCGCCAGCGCACGCGCTCGTGCGTTTCAACGACGGTCGCGACCAAATATTCGTGGGGGCCAGTTACTCCTGGGCCTACGATACCAATATCTTCGCCAGTTCCGAAGGAGGCTCCACGAGTGTATCCAGCGCTAATCTGCACATTGATTACGCGCGTCGCGCCGGCATCCTCGGCTTCAATGCCAGCCTCAGCTACGACATCTCGCGGTTTGACAAATTTTCGGGGCAGAACTTCGCCAACCCATCGGTTTCCATGGAGTTGACGAAGGGCGAAGGACGCACGACCGGATCGCTCACCCTTTCCGGAGCTCGCAGCAGCCGCGCCGACCCGTCGACCAACACGCGTTTAAATACGCTCAACTATACGACCGGCCTCTTTCTAAAATATCCTGTCATCGACCGCTACTCGTTCTCCGGCAGCTTTACTTACAGCCAAGCCAAAGAGGTCGACACGCAAGGATTGGCCAATCTCAACACCTATTCTGCCGCGATCGACCTCAACTACGTTTATACGTCCGAACGCGATCTCATGGGCGGCTATCGACTGCGCGTGACCGACACCTCGTTCAACACCAAGTCCTACGACAACTCGTGGTCCGCGGGCGTCACCGGCAAACTCTTGCCCAAACTCAACGGGTCCTTCCGCGCCGGCTATCAAGTTCGCACGACCCCCGGAGTGCCTGACTCCGACACCCACGGCCTCTTCCTCACGGGTTCAAGCTCATGGAACTTCGATGCCAAGACGAGTCTCACCGGACAGGTGACAAAGGATTTTTCGACGACGGCCACCGCGGTAAACATCGACTCCTTCGTCACCTCGCTGGATCTGCAACACACCTTCAACGCCCGACTATCCGCCGGACTCAACCTCGGCTACGGCCACACCCGCTTTCTGGGATCCTTGGGCGGAGGACGGCGCGACGATTACCTCACGTGGGGCGGAAATTTAAACTACACGATGCGCGACTATCTCAAGTTTTCGGTCACCTATACGTGGTTTGAAAACTGGTCCACCTTGAGCTTTTCCGATTTTATCCGGCAATCCGTGACCTTTACCGTTAGCACCCGTTTCTGATCTCGATGCGCTTTATCTTCTCTCGCTCCTTGGTCGCATTCCTCGCCGTCTTACTCTCGAGCTTCGTGCTGCGTTCGGTCGCCACCGCCCAGCCGACCGAGACGAAGAATTACGACTACAAACTCACGCCCACCGATCGCGTTCGGATCGCGATCTTTCAGGAGGAAGATCTTTCCACCATCGCGCGCATCGATGCGAAGGGCTGTGTGAATCTACCCTTGGTCGGCGAAGTCCGTCTCGCCGGCATGACCCGCACCGACGCGCAGCTCGCGATCGAGAAAGCATATCACGACGGGCGTTTTTTGCGCACCCCGCAGGTGACGATCACGGTCGAGGATTACGCCCCTCGTGAGGTCTCCATTTCCGGCGCGGTGAACTCCCCCGGTCGTTATCCGCTCCCGATCGAATCATCGATGAGTGTATTGGAACTCATCACCCGAGCTGGCGGATTCCGCGACACGGCCAAAGGCACGGCGGTCCGGGTCACACGTATCTCTCCTGGCGATAATAACACCGACCAGAAATCCCAAACCTTCATCATCGACGTCGAAAGCCTCATCAAAGGCAAAGACCGTTCCAAACTGAAGGAAAACGCCCTCATGCTCGAGGCGGGCGACGTTGTCTACGTTCCTGAACGCATCATTTAATTCGATGTCCGAGTCCCCCGTCAAACCACCGTCAGGCGTGCAACACGCTGCCGAAGAGGAAGCGATCGAGCGCCGCACGCTGCGTGATTACATCATCACGCTCCGCGAACGTTTGTGGATCGCCCTCCCCCTCGCGCTGATCGTTTCGCTCACGATGGCGTATCAACAAATGAAGCAGACGCCGATGTATTCCAGCTCGGCGACGCTGCAATTCGAACGCCCGGAAAAAGTCGTGCTCAATGAGCAGGTGGTCGACGAATCCGTGCGCAGCGACGTCGATCTTAATACCAATATTCAGGTCCTCAACAGCGGCCAGTTGCGGTCCCGCGTCATCGAGTCAATCACCCCCGAGGAAGCGAAGGTCCTGCAAGCACCTTATCTGGCGTCCCTCAAACCTGGCGAATCGCCTCCCTCTGTCGGCGCGGCGCTCGGCTCGATCAGCGTCGAGCCCCTGCGCAACAGTCTCCTGCTGCGAATCAGCGTCAGCCACCGCAGCCCCACGGCCGCCGCGTTGATTGCCAACCGCTATGTCGACGAATTCATGCAGTATCTCGTGGATTCGAAAGGCGGCAAAAACGACTTTGCCGTCAGCTACCTGCGCACGCGCGCCGAGCAGCTGCGGCACGAGTCCGAAACCGCTGAACAGCGGCTGCAGCAATACATGCAGCAGCAGAATCTCGTCTCGCTCGACAACAGTATCAACATCGTCACCGACCGCCTCAAAAGCGTGAACGGCGCCCTGACCTCTGCGCGCCTCGAGCGTCTGCAACTCGAAACGCTCTACAACCAGATCACCAGCTTCCAAAAGGACGGCAAGAACCTCCTCGATATCACTTATATCGCCACGCATGGCCCCATCCCGAGTCTCAAGGGACAACTGACCGATTTGCAGCGCTCTCAGTCGGTCCTCGCCGATCGTTATCTTGAGCGGCATCCGAAAATGATCGAATTGGCGAACGCGATCAGCGTCGCCCAAAATCAGCTGTCCGCCGCCGTCAACGATGCCATCGCCGACCTCTCCGCCAGCCTCTCCAAGGCGCGCACGACCGAGGCGAACATGCAAAAGGAATACGCGGCGCACGAACAAGAAGCCTTTCGCCTCCGTGAACTCTCGGTGGACTTCAAGAGCCTCGAAAACCAGGCCAACGTCGCGAAAAACAACTACGTCGAAATTCTGAATCGGCTCAACCAAGCCACCACCAGCAAGAATCTCGACAATATCCCCGTGCGCCCGCTGGACCGCGCGGTGCCGGCCGGCGCTCCCTTCTCGCCGAACATCCAGCGCATCCTCAAGTCCTGCATCGGCACGGGCATCATTGTATTTCTCGCGGTCGCGATCGGCATCAGCTTCATCGACGATCGCATCAAGAGCGCTTGGGACGTCGAGTCCTTCATCGGCGCCAACCTTCTGGGCATCATTCCTGATCTCAGTTCGGTCAAGGACGATGAAAAATATCGCCTCGTCCTCAACAGCAACGCCCACGGCGCGGAGGCGTTTCTCGGCATCTACAGCGCCGCTAAAATTTATTCCAAACTCGATTTCCCGAAATCGATTCTGGTGACCAGCACGATTCCCGGCGAAGGCAAAACCCTCGTCTCCTGCAATCTCGCCGGCTGCTTCGCCCGCCATGGCAAAAAGACGCTGCTGATCGATTGCGATCTCCGTCGCCCAATGCTCCACCGGCATTTCAACCAGCAGAACGACGCCGGTCTCATGCTCTGGTATGAAAACGGCGCCAAACTCGACGGCGATCTCATGACGGATGCCCACCTCGGGCTCACTCAGGTCGGCGACAATCTTTGGCTCCTTTGCTCCGGCGGCCGCTCGAAGACGCCCACCGAACTCCTCGAAAACGCCGCTTTCGGCCAGCTCCTCGAACGCTTCAAACGCCTCTTTGATGTGGTGCTCGTGGATTCGCCGCCGCTCGGCGCCGTCACCGACAGTCTGCTGATCGCTGAACGCACCGACGAGGTCATCTACGTCTGCCGCTTCAATCGCGCCTACCGAAAACACATCCGCCTTTACATGCGCGCGCTGCGCGGCGGCAAAAACGAAGTGCTCGGGGTCGTCCTCAACGGTCTCTCGCCCCGGCGCATCGAATATTATTCCAACTACCGGTATTACCGGAGCTACAAGAAATATTACGGCTCGCAGACCTAGTCGTCGCCCGCAATTCCGGGTCGACGCCCCGCCCCTCTTCGCCAGCTTGGCCCTGTGCTCTCCGCGTTTCTTCCCGCTGATTTCGACGCCCGGCGCCCTCTTGCGCTGATTGCGGGTCAAGGCGTCTATCCTCAGCTCGTGGCCGCCGCCGCGCGCGAAGCAGGTGTGCCGGTGCGGTTGATCGCCTTCGAAGAAGAAACCCGCACGGAGTTGGTGGACGCGTTTCCCGAGAGCGAGCGCGCCCTGCTGCGCGTCGGGCAACTCGGCCGCATGCTCAAGGCGCTGGAGCGATTCGGTGTCGGTTCCGCCCTGATGGCCGGCCAAATTACGCCGCGCCGGCTTTTTCGCGGACTTCATCCTGATCTTAAAGCAACCCGCATCCTCCTCTCGCTGAAGCGCCGTAATGCCGAGACGATCTTCGGCGCCATCGCCGCGGAGATGGAGCAGATCGGCGTGCAACTGCTCGACGCCCGCTCCTTTCTCGACGCCCATCTGGCCTCGCCCGGGTGCATGACCGGACGCACCTTCCCCGTGTCTGCTGACTACGTCGAGCATGGCATTCACATTGCTCGCGAATGTGCACGCCTCGATATCGGCCAGGGCTGCGTCGTGCGCAAAGGCACCGTGCTTGCCGTCGAGGCGTTTGAGGGCACCGATGACATGCTGCGCCGCGCCGGCACTTTCAAAACCGATGGCTCCTTGTTCGTGAAGACCGTGAAAAGCCACCAGGATTATCGCTTCGACGTTCCGTGCTTCGGGCTGCGCACGCTTGAGGTCATGCGCGAAGCCGGTCTCGCCGCGGCCGCGCTGGAGTCCGGCCGCGTCCTCGTGCTCGAGAAACCCGCCGTGCTGACGCAAGCCAAGGCGTGGGGCATCAGCCTGCTCGGCTTCGAGTGAGTCGCCCCCACTTGCGCTTTCCCACCGGGACGCGCAAATTCTTCCCCATGCCAAATCAAGCCGTCGTTGTCACAGTGAAGGGAGTCATGCCCACCGCCAACGGCTGCGCGGTCTTTCTGGGTAATGAGGATAAAACCTTTGTCATTTACGTCGACCAGTCGGTCGGCAACGCGATTCAAATGACGCTCAACGGCGTTAAAAAGGAGCGTCCGCTGACACACGATCTGATCAGCCACATCCTCACCGGTCTCAATGCGCGCATCGATCATGTCGTCGTCAACGATGCCCAGGAGGGCACGTTTTTCGCCCGCATCCTGTTGCGCATGGAAAACGAACTTGGCCTGAAAATCGTGGAAATCGACGCCCGACCAAGCGACTCCATCGTGCTCGCGCTGCAACAGAAGCGTCCCATCCTCGTCGCCCCGGCGGTTTTCTCGGCCGTTGAAGACATGACCGAAATCCTCGAGCGCGTGCTCCAGCAACAGTCAGAGCAGGACGACGAGCCTGACGAAGAATCGCTCTAGGCCGGCATGACCGCTCTCGCTCCTCTCCCGGCCCCCCTCGTCGCCGGTGCGCCGCTGACGGCGCTCGCGCCGATGCAGGATGTGACTGACCTCGCCTTCATGCGGGTCATCGCGCACTACGGCGCACCCGATTATTTCTTCACCGAGTTTTTCCGCGTCCATGCGCAATCCCGTCCGGAAAAACACATTCTTCGCTCGATCGACGAAAACACGACCGGACGTCCCGTCTTCGCCCAACTGATTGGCGAAAACATCACCGATCTCCAGCGCACGGCGGAGGAACTGTTAACGCACCGCGTCGCTGGCATCGATCTCAACCTCGGTTGTCCCGCCCCCAAGGTTTACAAAAAGAACGTCGGCGGCGGCCTGCTGCGCGAACCCGATAAGATCGCTGAAATTTTCGGAGCGCTCCGCGCCTGCGTGCCGGGACTTTTTACCGTCAAGATGCGCCTCGGCTTCGATGACATGTCGCCCTTCGAACGCATTCTCGACCTGGTCAACGAACATCGTGTCGACCTTCTGAGCGTGCATGGTCGCACCGTGAAGGAAATGTATCGCGGCGAAGTGCATTACGACTTCATCGCTCGCGCCGTCAGTCGGGTCGCATGCCCCGTTCTCGCCAACGGCAACATCACCTCCGCCGCCCGCGCCGCTGCCGTCCTTGCGCACACCAAGGCAGCCGGCGTCATGCTCGGCCGCCACGCCATCCGTAATCCCTGGCTCTTCCGCCAGTGCCGCGAGCTTTTCGCCGGGCAACCGGTCACGCGGGTTTCACTCGGCGACGTGCGCGATTACATCGAACGACTTTACCGCGCGACGCAGGCGCCCGGCATTCCAGAGCGCGCCCACGTGAATCGCATGAAAAAATACCTGAACTTCGTCGGGCAAAGCGTGGACGCCGGCGGCGCGTTTCTGCACGACATGCGGCGGGCCGAAAGCGAAGCGGAACTTTTTCACGTTTGCGACCGGCACCTCCTCGCTGATCCTTCGCGTCTCTTTGCCGATGAACCTTACCCCGGCGTGATTGCGCGTCCGAATTGCGAGACCGCACTGACCCCGTGTTCGCTCGACAGCGTCAGCGCCTAGGCCGCGCCGGGCGTCATTGCGGCGGCAGTCCGAGCTTTTCGCGTCCGGCGGCAGAGATCATGTGCGGCGTCCAAATCGGATCCCACACGATATGCACCTTGGCCGTGACCACCGTCGGCAAGGCCGCGATTTTTTGTCGCGCATCCTCCGCGATGACCGGCCCCATGCCGCAACCCGGTGCCGTCAAGGTCATCTTCACATCGACGTGTCGTCCTCCTGCCACCGGTTCGATCGCTAAATCGTAAACCAAGCCGAGATCGACGATGTTGACCGGAATCTCCGGGTCGAAGCAGGTCTTCAACGCCTCCCACACCGCCGTCTCGCTGAACTCGCCGCTTCCCTCCACCGGTGTCTCGGAAGGCAGCTCGAAGCCCTCAATTGCACTCACGTCTTCCCGGGCGATGCGCGCCAGTCCGGCATCAATGCG harbors:
- the leuS gene encoding leucine--tRNA ligase, which encodes MATNCTDYDFRQIEPHWQTFWEQNQSFRAENNSPKPKYYVLDMFPYPSGAGLHIGHPEGYTATDIIARYKRAKGFNVLHPIGWDAFGLPAEQHAVKTGTHPASNTQNNIKNFRRQIKALGFSYDWSREIDTTDPKYFRWTQWIFLQLFQRGLAYVDERPVWWCPELRTVLANEEVVDGKSEVGGFPVERRNLRQWVLRITAYAERLLADLKDVDWPESTKRMQEAWIGRSEGAEILFDLEDKTLGQLKIFTTRPDTLFGCTYMVLAPEHPLVAALTAPEQRAAVDAYQKRASAKSDLERTDLAKDKSGVFSGSYAINPVNGARVPIWIADYVLMGYGTGAIMAVPAHDERDFEFATQFSLPVIPVIASAGEETNLPYVGDGTLINSGAYNGLPWSEAKQRITAALAKEDRAAATVNYKLRDWLFSRQRYWGEPFPIVWVSEADYHRAASARAGDLPPTPVTFSSEGVTHYALPLPATALPLALPEVESYLPSGTGESPLANVTPWLEIWLDYTSGAAVPASEPKPAGATWIRARRETNTMPQWAGSCWYYLRFLDPDNDQALASPAALAYWGVPDLYVGGAEHAVLHLLYARFWHKVLFDLGVVPQSEPFTKLFHQGIILGEDGEKMSKSRGNVVSPDTIIASHGTDSLRLYLMFLGPLEAMKPWNARGIEGVHRFLQKIWRECIAENGALNPKITSAAEEAPELQKLLHETIKKVGEDIEALRFNTAISQLMIFVNAVHKAPQIRPETMAALLQLLAPLAPHLAEELWARLGHMGSVMAAPWPAFDPAKLVTSEVKLVFQVNGKFRGDQLVPVDISEAEALAAAHAHPKVAPFLTGKTVRRIVFVPRKILNIVVD
- a CDS encoding outer membrane beta-barrel protein; amino-acid sequence: MSFRRSLLSLRRLGRPSLAALLALVLLASPAHALVRFNDGRDQIFVGASYSWAYDTNIFASSEGGSTSVSSANLHIDYARRAGILGFNASLSYDISRFDKFSGQNFANPSVSMELTKGEGRTTGSLTLSGARSSRADPSTNTRLNTLNYTTGLFLKYPVIDRYSFSGSFTYSQAKEVDTQGLANLNTYSAAIDLNYVYTSERDLMGGYRLRVTDTSFNTKSYDNSWSAGVTGKLLPKLNGSFRAGYQVRTTPGVPDSDTHGLFLTGSSSWNFDAKTSLTGQVTKDFSTTATAVNIDSFVTSLDLQHTFNARLSAGLNLGYGHTRFLGSLGGGRRDDYLTWGGNLNYTMRDYLKFSVTYTWFENWSTLSFSDFIRQSVTFTVSTRF
- a CDS encoding polysaccharide biosynthesis/export family protein, encoding MVAFLAVLLSSFVLRSVATAQPTETKNYDYKLTPTDRVRIAIFQEEDLSTIARIDAKGCVNLPLVGEVRLAGMTRTDAQLAIEKAYHDGRFLRTPQVTITVEDYAPREVSISGAVNSPGRYPLPIESSMSVLELITRAGGFRDTAKGTAVRVTRISPGDNNTDQKSQTFIIDVESLIKGKDRSKLKENALMLEAGDVVYVPERII
- a CDS encoding GumC family protein; protein product: MSESPVKPPSGVQHAAEEEAIERRTLRDYIITLRERLWIALPLALIVSLTMAYQQMKQTPMYSSSATLQFERPEKVVLNEQVVDESVRSDVDLNTNIQVLNSGQLRSRVIESITPEEAKVLQAPYLASLKPGESPPSVGAALGSISVEPLRNSLLLRISVSHRSPTAAALIANRYVDEFMQYLVDSKGGKNDFAVSYLRTRAEQLRHESETAEQRLQQYMQQQNLVSLDNSINIVTDRLKSVNGALTSARLERLQLETLYNQITSFQKDGKNLLDITYIATHGPIPSLKGQLTDLQRSQSVLADRYLERHPKMIELANAISVAQNQLSAAVNDAIADLSASLSKARTTEANMQKEYAAHEQEAFRLRELSVDFKSLENQANVAKNNYVEILNRLNQATTSKNLDNIPVRPLDRAVPAGAPFSPNIQRILKSCIGTGIIVFLAVAIGISFIDDRIKSAWDVESFIGANLLGIIPDLSSVKDDEKYRLVLNSNAHGAEAFLGIYSAAKIYSKLDFPKSILVTSTIPGEGKTLVSCNLAGCFARHGKKTLLIDCDLRRPMLHRHFNQQNDAGLMLWYENGAKLDGDLMTDAHLGLTQVGDNLWLLCSGGRSKTPTELLENAAFGQLLERFKRLFDVVLVDSPPLGAVTDSLLIAERTDEVIYVCRFNRAYRKHIRLYMRALRGGKNEVLGVVLNGLSPRRIEYYSNYRYYRSYKKYYGSQT
- a CDS encoding LpxI family protein; this translates as MLSAFLPADFDARRPLALIAGQGVYPQLVAAAAREAGVPVRLIAFEEETRTELVDAFPESERALLRVGQLGRMLKALERFGVGSALMAGQITPRRLFRGLHPDLKATRILLSLKRRNAETIFGAIAAEMEQIGVQLLDARSFLDAHLASPGCMTGRTFPVSADYVEHGIHIARECARLDIGQGCVVRKGTVLAVEAFEGTDDMLRRAGTFKTDGSLFVKTVKSHQDYRFDVPCFGLRTLEVMREAGLAAAALESGRVLVLEKPAVLTQAKAWGISLLGFE
- a CDS encoding bifunctional nuclease family protein — its product is MPNQAVVVTVKGVMPTANGCAVFLGNEDKTFVIYVDQSVGNAIQMTLNGVKKERPLTHDLISHILTGLNARIDHVVVNDAQEGTFFARILLRMENELGLKIVEIDARPSDSIVLALQQKRPILVAPAVFSAVEDMTEILERVLQQQSEQDDEPDEESL
- a CDS encoding tRNA dihydrouridine synthase, which encodes MTALAPLPAPLVAGAPLTALAPMQDVTDLAFMRVIAHYGAPDYFFTEFFRVHAQSRPEKHILRSIDENTTGRPVFAQLIGENITDLQRTAEELLTHRVAGIDLNLGCPAPKVYKKNVGGGLLREPDKIAEIFGALRACVPGLFTVKMRLGFDDMSPFERILDLVNEHRVDLLSVHGRTVKEMYRGEVHYDFIARAVSRVACPVLANGNITSAARAAAVLAHTKAAGVMLGRHAIRNPWLFRQCRELFAGQPVTRVSLGDVRDYIERLYRATQAPGIPERAHVNRMKKYLNFVGQSVDAGGAFLHDMRRAESEAELFHVCDRHLLADPSRLFADEPYPGVIARPNCETALTPCSLDSVSA
- a CDS encoding iron-sulfur cluster assembly protein, which encodes MDSTTYRLNRDCSATRIPAGDAITLAAGSEVSVMQTLGGNITVRIDAGLARIAREDVSAIEGFELPSETPVEGSGEFSETAVWEALKTCFDPEIPVNIVDLGLVYDLAIEPVAGGRHVDVKMTLTAPGCGMGPVIAEDARQKIAALPTVVTAKVHIVWDPIWTPHMISAAGREKLGLPPQ